A genomic stretch from Parabacteroides sp. FAFU027 includes:
- a CDS encoding threonine/serine exporter family protein has protein sequence MTEPLILHILLDFGLAFVVGFCWGILFGSPKSVLWVAGLLGALGHSLRFVMLQADLGLISATMISSITIGLIGIYCAQKVHHPPVVFTMPAFITMIPGLYAYRTMLGCIKLTDPTILQRNPGIIGEIGYNLMLTMSLLFTLAIGISIAALLFRSKSVREINFGKKPKKEGK, from the coding sequence ATGACCGAACCGTTGATTTTACATATATTGCTTGACTTCGGACTCGCTTTTGTAGTCGGGTTTTGCTGGGGGATCCTCTTTGGTTCTCCTAAAAGCGTCTTATGGGTGGCCGGTCTGTTGGGAGCCCTTGGACATAGCCTTCGCTTCGTCATGTTACAGGCCGATCTTGGACTTATATCGGCCACAATGATAAGTTCCATTACCATCGGTCTGATCGGTATCTATTGCGCGCAAAAGGTGCATCATCCGCCGGTGGTTTTCACCATGCCTGCCTTTATCACTATGATTCCCGGACTATACGCTTACCGCACTATGCTGGGGTGTATCAAACTAACCGATCCGACTATCCTGCAACGCAATCCAGGGATCATCGGGGAGATTGGATACAACCTGATGCTGACCATGTCGTTGTTATTTACCCTTGCGATCGGGATTTCCATTGCTGCACTGTTGTTCAGAAGTAAGAGTGTCCGCGAAATCAACTTTGGGAAGAAACCGAAGAAAGAAGGTAAATGA
- a CDS encoding carbonic anhydrase yields MKRLKTLLLACLVLSVALCNAAEKKQNTPAVVKNSIHKIARADIQTPDDAILELKNGNKRFLQNKPENTNYKEQIEQTKGGQKPLAAVLTCMDSRVPPEIIFDQGIGNVFSIRVAGNIEDEDILGSMEYATEHAGAKVIVVLGHTHCGAVTGAVQNVKLGNLTHLLEHIRISLANNVAGDKVVDETAKNNVKQTIKELYEKSEILHEMVEQGKLKIVGALYDIETGKVAFME; encoded by the coding sequence ATGAAAAGACTAAAAACTCTACTCTTGGCATGCCTTGTCCTGAGCGTAGCCCTCTGTAATGCTGCGGAAAAGAAGCAAAACACTCCGGCCGTAGTAAAAAACAGCATCCACAAGATCGCCCGTGCCGATATTCAAACTCCCGACGATGCGATTCTGGAATTGAAAAACGGAAACAAACGTTTCTTGCAGAACAAGCCTGAGAACACTAACTACAAGGAACAAATTGAGCAAACCAAAGGGGGGCAGAAACCTCTTGCAGCTGTCCTTACTTGTATGGACTCGCGTGTACCGCCGGAAATTATCTTTGATCAGGGAATTGGTAATGTATTCTCTATCCGTGTGGCAGGAAACATCGAAGATGAAGATATCCTGGGCAGTATGGAATATGCCACTGAACATGCAGGTGCAAAAGTGATCGTGGTGTTGGGACACACGCATTGCGGTGCCGTAACCGGTGCTGTTCAGAATGTAAAACTGGGCAATCTGACTCACTTGCTGGAGCACATCCGGATTTCTTTGGCAAACAATGTGGCCGGTGATAAGGTTGTCGATGAAACGGCTAAAAACAATGTAAAGCAGACTATCAAAGAACTATACGAGAAGAGTGAGATCCTGCACGAGATGGTGGAGCAAGGTAAGCTCAAAATAGTTGGCGCTTTATACGATATCGAAACCGGAAAGGTTGCTTTTATGGAGTAA
- a CDS encoding threonine/serine exporter ThrE family protein, whose protein sequence is MNSSTLQIDEQVDASDFADLSLDIATTLLASGAHCGRISNNLNRMAKRWHFDVQLQLSFIGVVMNVTSQTDPLQTITRYRTTPPHFVHLRLLTEFSRLTWKAADGDLSFQEVKEETARIKNINHYSYLSIAVAVGISCACLCLLLGGSLMDGVIACVAACVGSIVRNFISQHKFNPLMSFVIASFVTTMISGANMILGWGTAPEAALATSVLYLVPGVPLINSLIDLIEGHLSSAWNRALFGASILLCIAVGMILSISLLGINNF, encoded by the coding sequence ATGAATTCATCAACCCTTCAAATAGACGAACAGGTAGATGCCTCCGACTTTGCCGACTTGTCGTTGGATATAGCCACTACGCTATTGGCTTCGGGTGCACATTGTGGACGTATCTCCAACAACCTGAACCGAATGGCAAAGCGTTGGCATTTTGATGTGCAGTTGCAACTCTCATTTATCGGTGTGGTCATGAATGTAACCAGCCAGACAGATCCGTTGCAGACAATCACCCGGTATCGCACCACACCGCCCCATTTTGTCCATCTGAGACTATTGACCGAATTCAGTCGCCTGACCTGGAAAGCAGCTGACGGTGATCTTTCGTTTCAAGAGGTAAAAGAGGAGACGGCACGCATCAAAAATATCAATCACTACAGCTATTTGTCAATTGCCGTGGCGGTGGGAATATCGTGTGCCTGCCTCTGTCTCTTGCTCGGAGGAAGTCTGATGGACGGAGTCATTGCCTGCGTGGCCGCTTGTGTCGGCTCCATCGTTCGAAACTTTATTTCGCAACATAAATTCAACCCCCTGATGTCATTTGTCATCGCGTCATTTGTCACAACCATGATCTCCGGCGCCAATATGATATTGGGATGGGGGACAGCGCCTGAGGCCGCACTCGCTACCTCCGTACTCTATCTGGTACCGGGCGTTCCGTTGATCAATTCATTGATAGACCTGATTGAAGGACATCTCTCTTCGGCCTGGAACCGGGCGCTTTTCGGCGCATCTATTCTGTTGTGTATCGCAGTGGGAATGATCCTGAGTATTTCATTATTGGGTATAAATAACTTTTAG